The segment CCGCGTAGAGGCGCGTGTTGAGGTACTTCGGCAGCAGCGCGTCGAGCAGCTCGTCGGCGTCCGGCTCGAACTCGTAGGCCGGGCGCAGCTCGGAGGTCTCCTCCTGCTCCTCGACCTGGACCGGCGCGAGCGGCTTCGCATTGGCGGTCTGCGTCATCAGAGACTTGAACTCGGTGCTCACGATGTGCAGCTCGTCCACGCCCGCGATGTTCTCCGGACCGAAGGTGCCGTCCGTCTCCGAACCGGCCGCGAACGCCTCGATCAGCGCGTCACCGATGCGCTTGGCGTCGCCGAACGACGGCCGCTCGGAGAAGCCGGTCCAGCTGGCGGCGATCTCCCGGTTCCGGAACCTGTAGTAACCGACGCCCTTGCGGCCGACGATGTACAGCGCCACCTCCTTGCCCTCCGAGCGGAGCTGAGCGATCAGCTGCTCGGCGGTCCGGATGGCGTTGGCGTTGTAGGCGCCGGCCAGGCCCCGGTCACTCGTGATCAGCAGGACACCCGCCCGCTGGACGCGCTCACGCGCGACCAGCAGCGGGTTGTCGACCGAAGCGTTGGTCGCCAGCGCGCCCAGAACCTTGGTGATCGCCTCCGAGTACGGCCGGGAGGCGTTCACCCGCTCCTGAGCCTTGGCGATCCGGCTGGTGGCGACCAGCTCCTGCGCCTTGGCGATCTTCTTGGTCGACTTGACGGTGCGGATGCGCCGTCGCAGCGCCTGTACCTGACCGGCCATGCCTAGTTACCGCTCTCGCTGGCCTGGGCCGACCCACCCTGGAAGGACTTCTTGAAGTCGACCACGGCGCCCTCGAGCGAGGCGATGTTGTCGTCCGTCAGGTTGTTGGTCGACTCGATCGAGGTGTAGACCTCGCTCAGGTTGCGCTTGATGTGCTCCAGCAGCTCCTGCTCGAACTTGCGCACATCGCCCACCGGGACGTCGTCGAGCTGGCCGGTGGTGCCGGCCCAGATGACGATCGTCTGGTCGGTGACCGAGTACGGCGAGTACTGCGGCTGCTTGAGCAGCTCGACCAGGCGGATGCCCTTCTCGAGCTGGGCACGCGACGCCTTGTCCAGGTCGGAGGCGAAGGCCGAGAAGGCCTCCAGCTCACGGAACTGGGCAAGGTCGAGGCGAAGCCGGCCGGAGACCCGCTTCATGCCCTTGACCTGAGCCGAACCACCGACCCGCGAGACCGAGGTGCCGACGTTGATCGCCGGGCGGACACCCGAGGCGAACAGGTCGGACTCCAGGAAGATCTGGCCGTCGGTGATCGAGATGACGTTGGTGGGGATGTAGGCCGAGATGTCGTTGGCCTTGGTCTCGATGATCGGCAGGCCGGTCATCGAGCCGCCACCCAGCTCGTTGGAGAGCTTGGCGCAGCGCTCCAGCAGGCGGGAGTGCAGGTAGAAGACGTCACCCGGGTACGCCTCGCGGCCCGGCGGACGGCGCAGCAGCAGCGACACGGCCCGGTACGCCTCAGCCTGCTTGGTCAGGTCGTCGAACACGATCAGGACGTGCTTGCCGTTGTACATCCAGTGCTGTCCGATGGACGAGCCGGTGTACGGCGCGATGTACTTGAAGCCGGCCGGGTCGGAAGCCGGAGCCGCGACGATCGTCGTGTACTCCAGCGCGCCCTGCGCCTCCAGCGTGCCCCGGATGCTGGCGATGGTGGAGGCCTTCTGGCCGATCGCCACGTAGATGCAGCGAACCTGCTTCTCCGGGTCGCCGGACTCCCAGTTCGCCTTCTGGTTGATGATCGTGTCGATCGCGACCGTGGTCTTACCGGTCTTACGGTCGCCGATGATCAGCTGGCGCTGGCCGCGGCCGATCGGCGTCATGGCGTCGATCGCCTTGATGCCGGTCTGCAGCGGCTGCTTCACCGGCTGCCGCGCCATCACGTTCGGCGCCTGCAGCTCGAGCTCGCGGAAGCCTTCGTTCGCGATCTCGCCGCGGTC is part of the Actinoplanes sp. NBC_00393 genome and harbors:
- a CDS encoding F0F1 ATP synthase subunit gamma, with the protein product MAGQVQALRRRIRTVKSTKKIAKAQELVATSRIAKAQERVNASRPYSEAITKVLGALATNASVDNPLLVARERVQRAGVLLITSDRGLAGAYNANAIRTAEQLIAQLRSEGKEVALYIVGRKGVGYYRFRNREIAASWTGFSERPSFGDAKRIGDALIEAFAAGSETDGTFGPENIAGVDELHIVSTEFKSLMTQTANAKPLAPVQVEEQEETSELRPAYEFEPDADELLDALLPKYLNTRLYAALLDSAASESASRRRAMKSASDNADDLLKRYTREMNSARQAAITQEISEIVGGANALAEAGSDV
- the atpA gene encoding F0F1 ATP synthase subunit alpha translates to MAELTISSDEIRGALERYVSSGTPELTREEVGIVSDAGDGIAHVEGLPSTMANELLEFADGTLGVALNLDVRDIGAVILGDYANIEEGQPVKRTGRVLSVPVGDAFLGRVVDALGNPIDDRGEIANEGFRELELQAPNVMARQPVKQPLQTGIKAIDAMTPIGRGQRQLIIGDRKTGKTTVAIDTIINQKANWESGDPEKQVRCIYVAIGQKASTIASIRGTLEAQGALEYTTIVAAPASDPAGFKYIAPYTGSSIGQHWMYNGKHVLIVFDDLTKQAEAYRAVSLLLRRPPGREAYPGDVFYLHSRLLERCAKLSNELGGGSMTGLPIIETKANDISAYIPTNVISITDGQIFLESDLFASGVRPAINVGTSVSRVGGSAQVKGMKRVSGRLRLDLAQFRELEAFSAFASDLDKASRAQLEKGIRLVELLKQPQYSPYSVTDQTIVIWAGTTGQLDDVPVGDVRKFEQELLEHIKRNLSEVYTSIESTNNLTDDNIASLEGAVVDFKKSFQGGSAQASESGN